Sequence from the Mixophyes fleayi isolate aMixFle1 chromosome 4, aMixFle1.hap1, whole genome shotgun sequence genome:
AGGTACTCCTAGTGATTAGCTTCACAACTGCTGCAAACCCATAGTGGATTGCTGTCAACCACCAATAAAGGTCaaagacacaaaaaaacagacagtgaGGGTTGCGCTGTTGATTCAACACAGAAAGTGATGGGTAGTATTGTAGGTGTTCTctagagatatagagagaggcaCTGGGtgaaattatataaaaacatttatagtAATGCAACCTCCAACATATGGTATATAGTATAAAACATTACATAAAGAAATCTAtagtataaaaaacatatatcacatatgcagcacaataaaatataatccaATCCTGGAGTTAAATAAAGCAACCGCGGCTGTAGTTtaagactcacccatctgactgtcaaacagagaagcgtgattcatcactccacagaacaagtttccactgttccacagtccagtgtcagtgtgattTACACCACTCCACTTCTCTTTGCTTCtcatatgtagatagatagatagatagataaatagataaaaatatatatgtgatggAACCAAGCCACATTGCCAGAATAACATCTCCCACCGGTCTGTCAACCAGAAGGAACAGGAAGTATTGGAGTGCTGGAAGCCCTGACACATCACAAAAGTGTGTAAGGATTTAATTCCAGGATAGACTGGGTACTATCCAAAATCTGGAGCTGgcgaaggccaattagtatccattgttttcCACAGGACTAGCCCAGATATTGTGGCAGGGACACAGCAGGTTAGCCACTGTGGAAGGCCAGTTCATCCCCATGCCCACTCCTATCCCCCTGATCCATCACCCACCAATGTCTAAGAAGAAGAGGTTTGGGGGTTTGACCAGGGTGGGGAAAACATGATGGTaatttgaccatggatataaggagccactccaggggggggaTGTTCTTTCTGAGGATTGATTCCAGGAACTAGACTGACTGGTGTTGAGTTATGTTCTCTACTAGCAGATCCGATGCCCATTGCTGTCCTGTATCCAAGGAAGCAGGCTGTTGCTACAGCTTGACACAAAACcagatagaaaaataaataaaaataagcccgcgctctgtTTAtctcatattgtatatggtaccagctgcatggcaataaaaaTGCCCATAAATGCAAAACAGGacgacagttgttgtcagcacttctccttaacactgcatatctgtgtgcatctagcaaaataaaaacatgatgtattagtttatattttgaataaaatatttaagcctgcatcccagcatcaagggtacctcattgtatgTTGATACATCTTGGGACCTGTCACCACCTCACCACCTCACTTTATCGGGAGATATACGCCAGTTTCTGGGTAAATTGGTAAGAGTGGGAAGACTGATACTCAGAGCCCCACCACGCTGCCGGTGAGTTGGCCAAGTGGCCAGGAACTGCAAGATACCAAGACTCCTGGAACTCGGGTTGACAGACTCTTTTTGCCTGTGGTAGTTTTGTGTGGTTAAAGTTGGTGAGAAACCTTTCTGGGACTCATATTGTTTCTGGTGATCCGCTGACCTGTTGTTTAAAGTGTGTATCCATATACTCTGTAGTGTTACTGTGTATATAGAAAAGGATATTTTTCTATCTCTCATTATTCCCCTTTCCTGCATTTAAGGGGGTCAGGTAACCTAATGGACTTTGGCtctaaaaaaacttaaaaaaagtaAAGTGACAAAAATCAGGTATCTGAATCCCTGCATCCTTCATCAACATATGTTAATCCCTTGCTTGCTTGCTTATACTCAGTAATTTATTGGAAACCAATTGATTGAAATAACTTCAGCTTTTAGGATCGATCATCATAACACTAAAATCTATTTCATAATTATCCGGATTAGGCCATACTCATGACAGCAGTTATATGCaacaattagagatggtcactgactcctgtgaagtggttttggttttggatctggattaggtacgtgttttggttttggcataaccgccctcatgtgttttagctttggttttggatctgcattttttttaaaaaaattgcaaaaatatgctagaatcacataattttgcttttttttttatcctacattattattagcttcaataacactaatttcaagtcatttgcagtcaattttgaccacctcacagatcacaatattattttcatacattttcaaacaaagattgcagcagttcttgccagtgataagaaaaaggccattgtcatgcctgggcataagaccaaaaatccacctcttatgtgtgcaattatttttacacaaatactgacaacagttgtatagccatttgtagcgtttgtaaagccacagtcagtagaggtagggaccttaaccatctaggatcctcatccatgttacggcatttgaagcgggttcatggaaagctgtttggaaaatcagaaaattatgttaaaaaaacaacaacacgcagtccagcatcagctaactcccttctcttatctagatcccagcacctgcaatctacacccccaacaccttcatcatcaatatcctcacaagtgaatggagttagtcctgcatcctaGTTGCTAAGGCTTGATGAACTCCTctactaaccatgattcctctgaagaattattgagcattagtcccactgctgctgctgctgggggtggatcttcaacccagcagaagactactagtagtttacaacaattgactgttaaccAATTCtgtgctagaggaagaaagtatgaaagctgccacctagtcacaaagcggatcacagatgccatggggactatgctagtattaaatctgcgtctaatatccactattaatgcagctggggttagacaattacttgaggtcttgtgtccccgttgccaaattccatcacaacaccattttactagaaaagctattccttacttctaccagaaggttcgtaaaaatgtaattattgggctacaaaatgccattctacccactgtacacataaccatagatatggggacaagtggaactgggaaaactaaagattatatgactgtgacaggccactgggttggtgactCACCTTccccagcagggacagcagcagcatgtacccaagtacgtcacattttttagaagtaggctactctgtgtatcagcggcttcactaagaggcatacagctgacaatctgttacaaaaactaagggatgtcattgcaacatttgaggggggaatgtactttagtccagcgaagtattcacctgtgaagagagtgcagacacggttagcttgagtcaagtgattgccttaattatactttttgagaagcaggtAGAGAAATTGAATTGAagtaagcaaatccgctaactatattgtaattatagattaagatcttaattcgcttcaccaggatccaagagctatcaacatcttgtaatgacatctcctccttcagtttctctggcaaatgATTCTTGGAATAACTTAGCTttaccaagacacccagtgatgatgcagatgagtcagcacaacatttagacatttggtctagtctaaaagaattgcccaaaaatcctgacagttctgccataaaatgaactgcaaattccatggggaaggccattatcggcaattacatcaaagtacatagacttctgtgatggtggattccagcgtgaACGAATTAGCATTGTTTGAGTattatgtacacaatgatgagggtgaatatgatgacagtgtagattgcaggtgctgaaatctagctaagagaagggagctacatgatgctggtatgcctggtaatattttgggtagaatggcatcttggcaattttatgtttttctacagtaaactttcaccttttttagagaggttttttttctttaaaaaggtacaagctttgtatttacatttttgtttccctgacttataaacactatgcacttgaacataggctttagcacatgaggtagaaggattagtatcatcatgactgagactgaacaacaacaacaacgtcacccctcctgttcctgtatgagctatggcacagtacaatgtcactggagacttttaagaacactgacagccctgttattaaaatttctgtttctgcactgaaccctgccacctctcctgtttctgagtgagctatggtacagtaaaaagtaactgcagatttagaccaagccagccagctctataatttctattttagcactgactcttagcaatggagtacTCCTCTTtgcctgttacctatataacacagtagaatttgcctgcaaattcagaagacaagcctgcaaggactagtatttgtatttcagcaatgacaattagcaatggagcaatggagctcttgtctttgggtgtatataacaccgtacacattttggtgcaaattcagaagaaaagcctgcaaggactagtatttgtatttcagcaattacaattagcaacgcagctctcctttttgtgttaccaaTATAACACAGTAGTATTGAACTGCAGAATTagatcaaccctgtaagcactattatttgtatttttctgcaatgagatttaacactggaactctcctttgtgtgtgttacttatattacacagtagaattggactgcagaattacaccaaccctgccagcactattatttgtatttttctgcaatgagatttaacactggagctatggagtgctcctgaatgtcactgattagtttgtttaacactgctaccaacctcctctttcaattctctaactttgcctgctcAACAGCTCTATACTCTATgcaccccttctgtgtccctctctcaaatagtGCTAGAGCCATGGAGAGCGGTATTTagtgattccaaaactcgcgagatccgagatctgatgacatcacaatgattTTTTGCATAGTTTTCAATTCCAAaaaagcacgaaagtaccgagctgactcggcttggtactcggatcacctacgttcaggtgtgttcggttccagaggaaccgagcctgagcatctctagtaacatTGTGTAGAttcaacaaaagaaaatgttttctatAGAACAAGAttgccacaaaatatatttttatgaactGTTTTGTGTAAAGCATTCTTGATGTCCTTATTCCTGAGGCTGTATATAATGGGATTCAACAAAGGGGTTACCACTGTGTATATGAGTGATAAGATTTTACTTATGTTCAATGATTGTCCTTTTGTTGATAGGACATAAACACCAAACAGAGTACCAAAAAATATGGACACCACAGCCAGATGGGAGctacaggtggagaaggctttctgtCTGACAGTATTAGATGGAATCCTCAAGATAGTAAAAAGGATATTAACATAAGATGCTATGATTATTATACATGGAAAGATAACCACAATAGCACTTAGtacatacacttgtaattgaaCAATATTTGTATCTGAACAAGACATTTCCAGTAGGGGAGCAAGATCACAGAAGAAATGGTCAATAATGTTTGGTCCACAAAATTGTAGCATTGATGTTGTTATAGTGTCAAGCAATATAATGGAATAGCTCAACACCCAAGAGATGATCGCCAATTTCAGGCAATATGCACTGTTCATTATAGAAGCATAATGCAAGGGGTTGCAGATGGCCAAATATCTGTCATAAGACATCACTGTGAGAAGAAGACATTCAGATGTCTCTGAGgcaccaaataaataaaattgaataatGCAGCCAATAAAACTAATGTTTCCTCTATCATTCAGTAAAATATAAAGCAAGTTGGGGACAATATCTGCGGTTAGCAAGATATCATTCATAGAGAGTTGTGTGAGGAAGAAGTACATAGGAGAATGGAGGTTCTTGTTGTAGGACACCAGTGCGATGATCAGGAGGTTCCCACATATGGTCACACAGTAAATCACAAGAAAGAGAATAAATAGtacaatcctttttttttgggtGCCCTGAAATCCCAAGAAGATAAACATAGTGACCATGGTCTGGTTGTTCTCCTGTGATTGATGAAAGTATAAGAAAGCTtattaaatatgcattttttaatgtagattaagaataatgtaaaaaaaaaagcaacatttaaGTGATTCTTCAATATGACAAAACATAAGTTCCAAAATAAATCTTAGACAAACTCTGTGATGGGAATATGGCATTTATTGATTAACATTCTTTGGCTGTAAGGTGGAAACaattgtaactatattttttgtttttgggta
This genomic interval carries:
- the LOC142150463 gene encoding olfactory receptor 10A7-like, with the protein product MSIKTIPPTITRHSAPVCGFTTTNSKCKKETKTIRGKRGEKTTRGKTQDKKIAPNNKGIFNLSKTTLTQPQIEVLGKGFKFAPDQPQNKFETYINLHKLILKLTLTKFFIQSDKGIPLEKQNNINGEFVHTELKEKSKFYPSHLKGPFITAFQKLVEDDFNCIPTNNQHNKSSNLKNKEKRALRELKDNHKLIIKSADKGGGITILDKENYIEMLNRQLRYINTYECLPSDPTKKYQEELLLFHIPAFQRGFLSKAGFDYLYTQFPHIPQEREQYQGSRRVEMSDHLHPDENNQTMVTMFIFLGFQGTQKKRIVLFILFLVIYCVTICGNLLIIALVSYNKNLHSPMYFFLTQLSMNDILLTADIVPNLLYILLNDRGNISFIGCIIQFYLFGASETSECLLLTVMSYDRYLAICNPLHYASIMNSAYCLKLAIISWVLSYSIILLDTITTSMLQFCGPNIIDHFFCDLAPLLEMSCSDTNIVQLQVYVLSAIVVIFPCIIIIASYVNILFTILRIPSNTVRQKAFSTCSSHLAVVSIFFGTLFGVYVLSTKGQSLNISKILSLIYTVVTPLLNPIIYSLRNKDIKNALHKTVHKNIFCGNLVL